The genomic segment GTAACAAGCAGGGCCGCCGCCCAGATGGCACTGTTGGCACTGGGCTGGGTGCGCCAGAGGCACGCCGCAGCAATGGCCAGCATAAAGAGAGTGCGCTGAGTAGGTACGGCCATGCCCGCCAGGAGGCAATAGCAAAACGCGGTGATCACACCAGCAATTAAAGCCGCGCGTTGTGCGGCAAAGCGGGCGGCCAGCCAGGGAATGCGCCGCCAAATCCAGCTGCTGATCGCAGCGGCAATGGCTGCCAGCAGGGTAATGTGCAGGCCGGAAATGCTGATTAAGTGAGTAATCCCCGTGGCCGCAAAGCGTTGCCATTGCTCTTGGGGAATCGCGCCCTGATCCCCCACCGTGAGTGCAATCATGACCCCGCGATAAGGTGCATCGGGTAAGGCGTTTAATATGTGTGCTCTTAAACGGGCGCGCATCTGATGCAGCCAAGCTCCCTGCCCGCTGAGGCGTTCGCCTGATTTAACCGTGCCGGTTGCGCCTATGCCCTGTTGCAAAAACCAGCTTTCAGAATCAAAACTTCCCGGATTGCTCTGGCCGTGAATTTGTTTGAGTTTTACTAAAAAGTGCCAGCGCTCGCCCGCTTTAACCCGGTCGGGCTGACCACCATACCACTGCAATTGAATTTTTCCTGGTAAACGTGTTTGAGGCGTTTGCTCCGGAATAAACAAAAACCGTGTACCAAAGCGTGTGGTTTGGGGCAAATCCGTAATCAGACCATTGATTTCGATGAGTTGCTGCTCCAGCGCCGGGTTTAGCCTGTCTGCCATACGAAGATGTGCCTGCCAGTTAGCCCATGAAAAGCCGGTTAAGAATGCCGCCAGAATCAAAAAAGCCAGTTTAAAACGCCAATGGCTCAGGATAAAACACAGCAAAGATATGCAAATTGCCGGCCAAAGCAGGGGTAATACGGGCTGGCTTTGCAAAAAGCACACACCACATATAAAGGCTGTAATGAGAAGCAGGTAGGAAGTCAGCATAAATCAGCTTAGCAGCTGATATTTATCTTTGGCTTAATACGGACATGCTTGCTTAAAAGCCATGGGGTTCGTTTTGTTTGTTGAAGTAAGTCCGTCTGGAAATAGAGTGCCCAATGACATAGTCTGGTTGAGCGAGCTGCGCTGCAGCCAGAATAAAGGAGTGCTGGAATGTATCAATTGCATATTGGCAGTAAAAATTATTCCTCATGGTCATTGCGCCCCTGGATATTAATGAAGCATTTCAATATTGAATTCTTAGAAAAAAATGCGCCTCTGGATGGCGAACAAGCTTATCGGGAGTATGTAGAAAACGGCTTACTTCCTTGCCTGTACGACGATGGGTTTAATGTCTGGGATAGCCTAGCAATCGCTGAATACTTGGCAGAAAAACATCCGGAAATGTGGCCAAAAAACCCCAAAGCAAGGGCGCGTGCCCGATGTATTGCGGCAGAAATGCATTCGGGGTTTGCTAATTTACGCTGCGTGATGCCCATGAATATTAAATTGCGCGCACAGGGAGGGGATTTAGTTCTTAGCGTAAAACGGGATATTGAGCGCATTTGTAGTATTTGGCGGGAAGCGCGTCAGCTGGCAGAGATTGGGCCTTATTTATTTGGTGCATTCTCTGTGGCAGATGCAATGTATGCCCCGGTGGTTTGGCGCTTGCATTGTTATAACGTAGCACTGCCTGACGATGTGGCAATTTATCGTGATGTGATGCTGAAGCACCCGGCCATGAAGGAGTGGGAGCAGGGGGCCTTGGCAGAAAAACTGGTCTTGCCGCAGGAAGACATGCTTCTTGAAGCCTTTGGTGGCAGAAGGTAGTTTGACACTAAAGGGTCTATAGAGCGTTTTGCGGGTTCCCAAAGCGTAAAGCGGCCTGATAAACTCCCCCCATGGAAAATTTTGACGCAGATGTCATCATCGTCGGTGGCGGTTTGGTAGGGAGCGCTTTAGCTTTGGCGCTGAAAGAAACCAGCCTCTCGGTTTTATTGATCGAAGGCCGCCAGCCTGTCTTTGAATGGCCGCAAGATTCTTGGGATCAGCGTATTTACGCCATCAGCCGTGCCAGCCGAAACATGTTGCAGCGTATCGGCGCATGGCAACGTATGGATGCAAACCGCCTGCAGGCCACATCCGCCATGAAGATTTTTGGTGATGCTCAAGGTGCGGCGCTGCAATTTAATGCACTTGAAGCTGGCGTCGATGAGCTGGCTTTTATGCTGGAAAATCGTGAACTGCAAAAAGCGCTGTGGCGGGGAGTGCAAGCCGTGCCGCAGATACAGATTTTGTCACCTGCAAGCCCAGTCAGGCTCACGACCGATCAGTCTGGTGCAACACTGCAGCTTGCAGATGGCCGGCAATTGCGCGCGCGTTTAGTGGTGGGGGCCGATGGTGCCAATTCTTGGGTGCGCAGCCAGCTGGCTATTGAGCCGCAAGTCATGCCTTATCAGCAGTTTGGTGTGGTTGCTAATTTTGAAATTGAAAAACCGCATCTGGGCGTGGCAAAGCAATGGTTTATGCCGGATGGCATTTTGGCTTGGCTGCCGCTGGCGGGCAATCGCATGTCGATGGTGTGGTCTTGTAATGAAGAAAAACGTGCAGAGCTGATGGCGTTTTCACCAGAGCAATTGTGTGAGCACGTTGCCGCAGCAGGGGGGCATCAATCAGGTGCATTGCAGCTGATTACGCCACCTGCCGCATTTCCTTTGCGATTAAATCACTTACCCGAAACAGTAAAAGATAAAGTCGTGCTGATTGGCGATGCTGCGCATACTGTTCATCCATTAGCAGGGCAGGGTGTGAATTTAGGTTTTGGTGATGTGATTGAACTGGCTGCATTATTAGCCAGTGCGCCATTGAACCAAATTGGCGATTATTTACTCTTACGTCGTTATGAGCGCAGCCGGCGTGAGGCGGTTTATACCATGCAAGGCGTGTGCCATGGCTTGCAAAAATTATTTAATAATTCAAACCCCCTGTTAAAAAACTTGAGAAATCTCGGCTTGGGGGCCACTAATCAATTACCATGGCTTAAAAGACAATTAATCCGCCATGCCATGGATGCCTGAGGTTGTTATGATTATGAAATCGATTTCCCGTATTTTGATTGCAGCTGGTTTTATCGCGCTGACCGCTTGTTCTGCATCTGCTGATAATTCAATTAGTCAGCTTAAACAGAAACTGGCAAAGCAATTACCGGGCCGTGAAATTACCTCAATTAATACCACGCCGATGAAAGGCATTTATGAAGTGGTGATTGGCAAGCGTCAAATTGTGTATACCGACGCTAAGGGCGAATATATTTTAGCGGGTGATATGATTGATCTGGCTAAAAAATCCAGCCTGACTGAACAGCGTTCTGCTGAATTACAAAAAACGGATTTC from the Iodobacter fluviatilis genome contains:
- a CDS encoding glutathione S-transferase, which translates into the protein MYQLHIGSKNYSSWSLRPWILMKHFNIEFLEKNAPLDGEQAYREYVENGLLPCLYDDGFNVWDSLAIAEYLAEKHPEMWPKNPKARARARCIAAEMHSGFANLRCVMPMNIKLRAQGGDLVLSVKRDIERICSIWREARQLAEIGPYLFGAFSVADAMYAPVVWRLHCYNVALPDDVAIYRDVMLKHPAMKEWEQGALAEKLVLPQEDMLLEAFGGRR
- a CDS encoding UbiH/UbiF family hydroxylase gives rise to the protein MENFDADVIIVGGGLVGSALALALKETSLSVLLIEGRQPVFEWPQDSWDQRIYAISRASRNMLQRIGAWQRMDANRLQATSAMKIFGDAQGAALQFNALEAGVDELAFMLENRELQKALWRGVQAVPQIQILSPASPVRLTTDQSGATLQLADGRQLRARLVVGADGANSWVRSQLAIEPQVMPYQQFGVVANFEIEKPHLGVAKQWFMPDGILAWLPLAGNRMSMVWSCNEEKRAELMAFSPEQLCEHVAAAGGHQSGALQLITPPAAFPLRLNHLPETVKDKVVLIGDAAHTVHPLAGQGVNLGFGDVIELAALLASAPLNQIGDYLLLRRYERSRREAVYTMQGVCHGLQKLFNNSNPLLKNLRNLGLGATNQLPWLKRQLIRHAMDA